Proteins encoded in a region of the Cupriavidus pauculus genome:
- a CDS encoding gluconokinase encodes MIYILMGVSGSGKTTVGQLLASRLHCGFHDADEFHSAANKDKMHAGIPLTDEDRWPWLAAMRAAIDAAIAERRPHVFTCSALRQVYRDRLTPPDGGVTFVYMKGDAETIGGRLSVRTDHFFNPALLQSQFQTLEEPRDALVLDIRRSPDELVQDILDRCPPTC; translated from the coding sequence ATGATCTATATCCTGATGGGCGTTTCCGGCAGCGGCAAGACCACGGTCGGCCAGCTGCTGGCCAGCCGCCTGCACTGCGGCTTCCACGACGCCGACGAATTCCATAGCGCCGCCAACAAGGACAAGATGCACGCGGGCATTCCGCTGACCGACGAGGACCGCTGGCCGTGGCTGGCCGCCATGCGCGCGGCCATCGATGCGGCCATCGCGGAACGCCGTCCGCACGTGTTTACCTGTTCCGCACTGCGGCAGGTCTATCGCGACCGCCTGACGCCGCCCGATGGCGGCGTGACGTTCGTCTACATGAAGGGCGACGCCGAGACCATCGGCGGCCGCCTGTCCGTGCGCACGGACCATTTCTTCAACCCGGCGCTGCTGCAGAGCCAGTTCCAGACGCTCGAGGAGCCGCGCGACGCGCTGGTGCTCGATATCCGCCGGTCTCCCGATGAACTGGTGCAGGACATCCTCGACCGCTGCCCGCCCACCTGCTGA
- the edd gene encoding phosphogluconate dehydratase, which produces MPHDSQDANVVAEVAAVTERVIARSRASRAAYLARCERTQQELGPLRGMSCANLAHGYAALPANDKLRLRVDHAPNLGIVTAYNDMLSAHQPYERYPAVIREAARAVGGVAQVAGGVPAMCDGITQGNAGMELSLFSRDAIAMGTAVALSHNTFDAAVMLGVCDKIVPGLLMGALQFGHLPVVFVPAGPMASGLPNKEKARVRQLYATGQVGRDALLEAECAAYHGAGTCTFYGTANSNQFLMEIMGLHMPGAAFIHPDAGMRDALTVAAAQRALALTARGNEYTPISRIVDERAVVNAMIGLLATGGSTNHTIHLVAMARSAGIVIDWNDFDRLSRVTPLLARVYPNGSADVNHFHAAGGVAYVIAQLLDARLLHEDVETVAGRGLARYAQEPVMTDGTLQWRDGPATSGDATVLAPASAPFSHEGGLRLMAGNLGRGVIKVSAVAEEHRVIEAPARVFESQEALQAAFEADELDRDVVAVVRFQGPNANGMPELHRLTPALGALQDAGHRVALVTDGRMSGASGKVPAVIHVGPEALAGGPLARVRDGDLIRVDAVAGTLELVGSAEAQAEFAARTPATAPADDFARFSLGRGLFGLFRRHARTAEEGGSAMDLSEADAVQTAPVVAQ; this is translated from the coding sequence ATGCCCCACGATTCCCAAGATGCCAATGTGGTTGCCGAAGTCGCCGCCGTCACCGAACGCGTGATCGCGCGCAGCCGCGCGAGCCGCGCCGCCTATCTGGCCCGCTGCGAGCGGACCCAGCAGGAACTCGGCCCGCTGCGCGGCATGTCGTGCGCGAACCTCGCGCATGGCTACGCGGCACTGCCGGCCAACGACAAGCTGCGCCTGCGCGTCGACCATGCGCCGAACCTCGGCATCGTCACCGCGTACAACGACATGCTGTCCGCGCACCAGCCCTATGAGCGCTATCCGGCCGTCATCCGCGAAGCCGCGCGCGCGGTGGGCGGGGTCGCGCAGGTGGCCGGCGGCGTGCCGGCCATGTGCGATGGCATCACGCAGGGCAATGCGGGCATGGAACTGTCGCTGTTCTCGCGCGATGCCATCGCCATGGGCACCGCGGTCGCGCTCTCGCACAATACGTTCGATGCGGCCGTGATGCTCGGCGTCTGCGACAAGATCGTGCCCGGCCTGCTGATGGGCGCGCTGCAGTTCGGCCATCTGCCCGTGGTGTTCGTGCCCGCGGGCCCGATGGCGAGCGGCCTGCCCAACAAGGAAAAGGCGCGCGTGCGCCAGCTCTACGCAACGGGGCAGGTCGGTCGCGACGCGCTGCTGGAAGCCGAATGCGCGGCCTATCATGGCGCGGGCACCTGCACGTTCTATGGCACCGCCAACAGCAACCAGTTCCTGATGGAGATCATGGGTCTCCATATGCCGGGCGCGGCGTTTATCCATCCGGACGCCGGTATGCGCGACGCGCTGACCGTGGCGGCCGCGCAGCGCGCGCTGGCCCTTACCGCGCGCGGAAACGAATACACGCCCATCTCGCGCATCGTCGATGAACGCGCGGTGGTCAACGCGATGATCGGCCTGCTGGCCACCGGCGGCTCCACCAACCACACGATCCACCTCGTCGCGATGGCGCGCTCCGCCGGTATCGTCATCGACTGGAACGACTTCGATCGCCTGTCGCGCGTGACGCCGCTGCTCGCGCGCGTCTATCCGAACGGCTCGGCCGACGTGAACCACTTCCACGCGGCCGGCGGCGTGGCCTACGTCATCGCCCAGCTGCTGGATGCGCGCCTGCTGCACGAAGACGTGGAGACCGTGGCCGGCCGCGGCCTCGCCCGCTATGCGCAGGAGCCCGTGATGACCGACGGCACGCTGCAATGGCGCGACGGTCCGGCCACGAGCGGGGACGCCACCGTCCTCGCCCCGGCGTCGGCCCCGTTCTCGCACGAAGGCGGCCTGCGCCTGATGGCGGGTAACCTCGGCCGCGGCGTGATCAAGGTGTCCGCGGTCGCGGAGGAACATCGCGTGATCGAGGCCCCGGCACGCGTGTTCGAATCGCAGGAAGCGCTGCAGGCCGCATTCGAAGCCGACGAACTCGATCGCGACGTCGTGGCCGTGGTGCGCTTCCAGGGGCCGAACGCCAACGGCATGCCCGAACTGCACCGGCTCACCCCCGCGCTCGGCGCGCTGCAGGATGCCGGGCACCGCGTCGCGCTGGTGACCGACGGCCGCATGTCGGGCGCATCGGGCAAGGTGCCCGCCGTGATCCACGTCGGCCCCGAGGCCCTGGCCGGCGGTCCGCTGGCGCGCGTGCGCGACGGCGACCTGATCCGCGTGGATGCGGTGGCCGGCACGCTGGAACTGGTCGGCAGCGCCGAGGCGCAGGCCGAGTTCGCGGCGCGCACGCCCGCGACCGCACCGGCCGACGACTTCGCGCGCTTCAGCCTGGGCCGGGGACTCTTCGGCCTGTTCCGCCGCCATGCGCGCACCGCGGAAGAGGGCGGCAGCGCGATGGACCTCTCCGAAGCGGACGCTGTCCAAACGGCACCGGTCGTCGCACAATAG
- a CDS encoding MurR/RpiR family transcriptional regulator yields the protein MRDRILAVYDTLRPSERRLADYIARHGASVIRLSMPELAERAGVSQPTIARFCAALGYDGFREFKLQFAQNVGGGTPFVHQDVEASDRPADIAGKVFDRTIATLMTVRNALSADQIEHAIALLANARRIEFYGCGNSGIVALDIQHKFFRLGIPTTAYSDSHVFSMSAALLRPGDVAVLVSNSGRTWDMLTAATLARASGASVLALTHSGSPLAGLADICVFSDVEEDSDIYTPMTSRISHLVLGDVLAAGVALQRADTVAQGLQRAKAHLRERRIAGAEPAVYGEAAPGVAAAGAAKPARARLAKPTARGTRTVPPRRRA from the coding sequence ATGCGCGACCGAATTCTTGCCGTCTACGACACGCTCCGTCCCTCCGAGCGCCGCCTGGCCGACTACATTGCCCGCCACGGCGCGAGCGTGATTCGCCTTTCCATGCCCGAACTGGCCGAACGCGCCGGCGTTTCGCAGCCGACCATCGCGCGGTTCTGCGCGGCACTTGGCTATGACGGGTTTCGCGAGTTCAAGCTGCAGTTTGCGCAGAACGTGGGGGGCGGCACGCCGTTCGTCCATCAGGATGTGGAGGCCAGCGACCGGCCGGCCGATATCGCGGGCAAGGTGTTCGATCGCACGATTGCGACGCTGATGACCGTGCGGAATGCGCTGTCGGCGGATCAGATCGAGCATGCGATCGCGCTGCTTGCCAATGCGCGGCGCATCGAGTTCTATGGGTGCGGCAATTCCGGGATTGTGGCGCTCGATATCCAGCACAAGTTCTTCCGGCTTGGAATTCCGACGACGGCCTATTCCGATTCGCATGTGTTCAGCATGTCGGCGGCGTTGTTGCGGCCTGGCGATGTGGCGGTGCTGGTGTCCAATAGCGGGCGCACGTGGGATATGCTGACCGCGGCGACACTGGCGCGCGCGAGCGGGGCCAGCGTGCTGGCGCTCACGCACAGCGGGTCGCCGCTGGCGGGGCTCGCGGATATTTGCGTGTTCTCCGATGTGGAGGAGGACAGCGATATCTATACGCCGATGACGTCGCGCATTTCTCACCTCGTGCTGGGCGATGTGCTGGCGGCGGGGGTGGCGCTGCAGCGCGCGGACACGGTTGCGCAGGGGTTGCAGCGCGCGAAGGCGCATTTGCGGGAGCGGCGGATTGCTGGGGCGGAGCCGGCGGTTTATGGGGAGGCGGCGCCGGGCGTTGCGGCGGCGGGTGCCGCGAAGCCGGCGCGTGCCAGGCTTGCGAAGCCCACCGCGCGCGGCACACGCACGGTGCCGCCCCGTCGGCGCGCCTGA
- a CDS encoding ComEC/Rec2 family competence protein — protein MRACLLAFVAGCWWLQQQGALASWHGYVGAMAGVLVWALGWRFKGRVMAQSVQARGPRRSLCPLAMATVLALVLGAAWANWRAAVRMADWLPESLAGQNLVITGEVAGLPDVAAHGTRFLFAPDTAPATHGAYDALATPAAPGALGALLPEGRVPPRVLLTWRNPPIPLVPGQRWQLTVRLKRPRGLANPHGFDYAYWLLSEGIGATGHVRAARAGPMPGDGARIARWRAALRDRMHAAMPADARLGSVLVALAIGDQRGIAQADWEIFRRTGISHLVSISGLHITMLSGAVGGIVHWLWRHSFGLGRRLRRPLPLCWPARQAALVAAVATALAYGLIAGMQIPAMRTVAMLTVAAVALWSGRAPPATLVLTWAAAVAVVIDPWAVMAPGFWLSFGAVAVIFLAAARPEPAATARPATRRRRLSPEATPEAAPKRTGAHAMPSMSGGLPGQHGSASRASHDVARAAPRAPDSAVGGTSNDGPKRSHAHATASMSGGPKRAGAHAVARLFGGLLGAGGAANRKPHGAAARAARGVGSEAEAVAADDLAEEPSALQRRLLRWRAALVSAARVQWAVTIGLVPFSLLLFGQVSVVSAIANAVAIPIVSIVVTPLSLLGAVAPPPVAHLALTVAHQAMAWLADALAWLAAPAWAVWEAAQAGPLAMGLASIGVFLLLLPDGDRAMRAYGALLMAPMILASGTPVAQGEMRVTALDIGQGTAVLVETQAHALLYDTGPGYLSGTSAGAQVVVPYLRATGVRRLDRLIVSHEDADHAGGVRDIEAVVPIGRRDDDAMPAGDARGAETARLTGSAPGQVSLRDKGADHTRGVRDVETARLTGSAAGQVSLRDKGADHTGGVRDVETARLTGSALGQVHLRDKGADHAGGVRDVETARLTGSSLGQVSLRDKGADHTGGVRDVETARLTGSALGQVSLRDKGADHAGGVRDVETARLTGSALGQVSLRDKGADHTGGVRDVETARLTGSAPGQVFLRDKGADHTGGVRDVETARLTGSALGQVPLRDKGADHTGGVRDVETARLTGAPPGQAWMTRSWAPCEAGMAWVWDGVHFEFLHPPATQSGNPRVASNARSCVLRVATARRSVLLTGDIGVAEERAMVRRAEEEGAPLRADILVVPHHGSGTSSGAALLRAVAPEIAVFQLGYRNRYGHPRADVWARYEARDIKRYRTDETGAITIVTRGDAYDVTPYRQHVRRYWRDAPPAPR, from the coding sequence ATGCGTGCTTGCCTGCTGGCATTCGTGGCTGGGTGCTGGTGGCTGCAGCAGCAGGGGGCGCTGGCGTCGTGGCACGGGTATGTGGGGGCGATGGCGGGGGTGTTGGTGTGGGCGCTAGGGTGGCGCTTCAAGGGGCGCGTGATGGCGCAGTCCGTGCAGGCGCGCGGGCCGAGGCGGTCGCTATGCCCGCTCGCGATGGCCACCGTGCTGGCCCTCGTGCTGGGCGCGGCATGGGCCAACTGGCGCGCGGCGGTGCGCATGGCGGATTGGCTGCCGGAGTCACTGGCCGGCCAGAACCTCGTCATCACGGGCGAAGTCGCGGGGCTGCCGGATGTGGCCGCGCACGGCACGCGCTTCCTCTTCGCTCCGGATACCGCGCCCGCCACGCACGGCGCATACGACGCGCTTGCCACGCCAGCGGCGCCCGGTGCGCTCGGTGCGCTCTTGCCCGAAGGGCGGGTCCCGCCCCGCGTGCTGCTCACCTGGCGCAATCCCCCAATCCCCCTCGTCCCCGGCCAACGCTGGCAACTGACCGTCCGCCTCAAGCGCCCACGCGGGCTCGCCAATCCGCATGGTTTCGACTACGCATACTGGCTCCTGAGCGAAGGCATCGGCGCCACCGGCCACGTGCGTGCCGCGCGCGCGGGCCCGATGCCCGGCGATGGCGCCCGCATCGCCCGCTGGCGTGCCGCACTGCGCGACCGCATGCACGCGGCCATGCCCGCCGACGCGCGGCTCGGCAGCGTGCTCGTGGCGTTGGCCATCGGCGACCAGCGGGGCATCGCCCAGGCGGACTGGGAGATATTCCGGCGCACCGGCATCTCGCATCTGGTGAGCATCTCGGGCCTGCATATCACGATGCTGTCGGGCGCGGTCGGCGGGATCGTGCACTGGCTTTGGCGCCATTCGTTCGGCCTTGGCCGCAGGTTGCGGCGCCCGTTGCCATTGTGCTGGCCCGCGCGGCAGGCGGCACTGGTCGCCGCCGTGGCGACCGCGCTTGCATATGGCCTGATCGCGGGCATGCAGATTCCCGCCATGCGCACGGTGGCGATGCTGACCGTCGCGGCCGTGGCACTCTGGAGCGGCCGCGCGCCGCCGGCCACGCTGGTGCTGACATGGGCCGCCGCCGTTGCCGTCGTCATCGACCCATGGGCGGTCATGGCCCCGGGGTTCTGGCTCTCGTTCGGCGCCGTGGCCGTGATCTTCCTCGCCGCAGCGCGACCCGAGCCGGCCGCCACAGCGAGGCCGGCAACGCGGCGCCGCCGCCTGTCGCCCGAAGCGACCCCCGAAGCCGCGCCGAAGCGTACCGGCGCGCATGCGATGCCCAGCATGTCCGGCGGCTTGCCGGGCCAGCACGGCTCGGCAAGTCGCGCATCGCATGACGTGGCGCGTGCCGCGCCGCGCGCGCCGGACTCCGCGGTGGGTGGCACGTCGAACGACGGGCCGAAACGTAGCCACGCTCATGCGACCGCCAGCATGTCCGGCGGGCCGAAGCGTGCCGGCGCCCATGCAGTGGCGCGCCTGTTCGGCGGCTTGCTGGGCGCCGGCGGCGCGGCGAATCGCAAGCCCCATGGCGCGGCGGCCCGCGCGGCCAGGGGTGTCGGGAGCGAGGCGGAGGCTGTTGCGGCGGACGACCTGGCGGAGGAGCCGTCGGCACTGCAGCGGCGGCTGTTGCGTTGGCGCGCAGCCCTCGTGAGCGCAGCGCGCGTACAGTGGGCCGTGACCATCGGGCTCGTGCCGTTTTCGCTGCTGCTGTTCGGGCAGGTATCGGTGGTCTCGGCCATCGCCAACGCCGTGGCGATCCCGATCGTCAGTATCGTCGTCACGCCGCTGTCGCTGCTCGGCGCCGTGGCGCCGCCGCCGGTGGCGCATCTCGCGCTGACGGTCGCGCATCAGGCCATGGCGTGGCTAGCCGATGCGCTCGCCTGGCTGGCCGCGCCCGCGTGGGCCGTGTGGGAAGCCGCGCAGGCAGGCCCGCTTGCCATGGGGCTCGCATCGATCGGCGTGTTCCTGCTGCTACTGCCCGATGGCGACCGCGCCATGCGCGCCTATGGCGCACTGCTGATGGCGCCGATGATCCTGGCCAGCGGCACGCCCGTGGCGCAGGGCGAGATGCGCGTGACCGCGCTCGATATCGGGCAGGGCACGGCGGTGCTTGTGGAAACGCAAGCGCACGCGTTGCTGTACGACACCGGGCCGGGCTATCTGTCGGGCACCAGCGCGGGCGCGCAGGTCGTGGTGCCGTATCTGCGCGCCACGGGCGTGCGGCGGCTCGACCGGCTGATCGTCAGCCACGAAGATGCCGACCATGCGGGCGGTGTGCGGGACATCGAGGCCGTGGTGCCAATCGGCAGGCGGGATGACGATGCGATGCCGGCGGGCGATGCACGCGGTGCCGAGACCGCGCGGCTGACGGGTTCAGCGCCGGGGCAAGTGTCCCTGCGCGACAAGGGCGCCGATCACACGCGCGGTGTGCGGGACGTCGAGACCGCGCGGCTGACCGGTTCAGCGGCGGGGCAAGTGTCCCTCCGCGACAAGGGCGCCGATCACACGGGCGGTGTGCGAGACGTCGAGACCGCGCGGCTGACCGGTTCGGCGCTGGGGCAAGTGCACCTCCGCGACAAGGGCGCTGACCACGCGGGCGGTGTGCGGGACGTCGAGACCGCGCGGCTGACCGGTTCGTCACTGGGGCAAGTGTCCCTCCGCGACAAGGGCGCTGACCACACGGGCGGTGTGCGGGACGTCGAAACCGCGCGGCTGACCGGTTCGGCGCTGGGGCAAGTGTCCCTCCGCGACAAGGGCGCTGACCACGCGGGCGGTGTGCGGGACGTCGAGACCGCGCGGCTGACCGGTTCGGCGCTGGGGCAAGTGTCCCTGCGCGACAAGGGCGCCGATCACACGGGCGGTGTGCGAGACGTCGAGACCGCGCGGCTGACCGGTTCGGCGCCGGGGCAAGTGTTCCTCCGCGACAAGGGCGCCGATCACACGGGCGGTGTGCGGGACGTCGAGACCGCGCGGCTGACCGGTTCGGCGCTGGGGCAAGTGCCCCTCCGCGACAAGGGCGCTGACCACACGGGCGGTGTGCGGGACGTCGAGACCGCGCGGCTGACCGGCGCGCCGCCGGGGCAGGCGTGGATGACGCGGTCATGGGCGCCATGCGAGGCGGGAATGGCGTGGGTATGGGACGGCGTGCATTTCGAGTTCCTGCACCCACCGGCAACGCAATCCGGCAACCCCCGCGTCGCGAGCAATGCGCGCAGCTGCGTGCTGCGCGTGGCCACCGCGCGGCGCAGCGTGCTGCTGACCGGTGATATCGGCGTGGCCGAGGAGCGGGCCATGGTGCGGCGCGCGGAGGAGGAAGGGGCGCCCCTGCGCGCGGACATCCTCGTGGTGCCGCATCATGGCAGCGGCACATCGTCGGGCGCGGCGCTACTGCGTGCGGTCGCGCCCGAGATCGCGGTGTTTCAGCTGGGATATCGCAACCGCTATGGCCATCCGCGGGCCGATGTATGGGCGCGTTACGAGGCTCGGGATATCAAGCGCTACCGCACCGACGAGACCGGTGCGATCACCATCGTCACGCGGGGCGACGCGTATGACGTCACTCCTTACCGCCAGCACGTCAGGCGTTACTGGCGCGACGCGCCACCCGCGCCGCGGTAG